AAATCGAGCATCAAATACTGAAATGGCCAAATAAAATAGGGGTGACTTGTATTGTATGGATAACTAGAATCAAAGTCAACAATGTGCGCCACCGTTATCTTGAATAGAGtgagatttatttatttatttgctttttgttGCGGCCAGATTTTGTGGACATCAAAATTAAACAGTTAAGGaaattaagagaaaaataaaaaaaaatgaatggattgatgatatataataaGATCAGTAGGGGACTTTGAAGGTTGTGGCCACATGCAAATGTTGCGGTTAGACCAACTGCGATTCATAATCAAGAGGCCCCTACTTGCACATGCTTCAATGCGCAAAGCATTTATTAATttgtctcttcttttatttGACGTTGGTCATAATTAAGATCATATCTCTTACTGTATTTGTTTGTGTTGAAGGTTATATACAACAAAGGACTTGTAATTAATCAATGACATCAGTGTGTTCAAGGCATACTTAGCTTATACAATTTATTTATAAGTAACAACTTGTCAAGTAGTATCAGTTTAAGAACCTTTTCACGGTTCATATTAGATATAAATATTCACATGTAAAACTTACCAACTTGTAAGTTACATAAATACTTGTAATCGCAATACACTATCCAAAATCGATAGTCGACTTTTGTATTAATAGTCGTGTGTTAATATTGACATTTAAAATTAAGTAATCTTTTGTCACTGTTGCATTTACGTAATGACGGCCTCCATGTTGGGAGCCTGCCTAGTGCGGTAATGCCTATCCAAATATTGCAATTTGGAAAAAACTGTTATCAGCGGAAATCATTGTTCGTATTGATTACGGATTTTACCTTTTAAAATAGTAAGCGAGAACAAGGCACACTCTCGAATTATAACCTCATCATTTATATCACACGACTAAAAACTCGTAGAAATGGATAACCATATCAAAGCTTTAATCTTACGAAAAATCGGGAGCtgctatatataaagatatatatatatatatatatttttaaaaactataccgttttatatttataataacacATATAAGAGAAAACCAGTGTTTTTGGAGCCACAGAGTGGGaatgaaaacaaacataatcCAAACCTGATCCAAGTATAATCGGCAATTATAAGAGAAGTTATTGCTAAGGAGCTTGAAAGTGTGAGAACCAGTGGTGAAGATACGTTTGCTGAGATGGTTTTGCTAAATTCGTGGCTCTTTCTTCATTGTCCAAATCTATGAGACGTCGCCGTAATAGGAGTTGGACCTCCTTCTTTAACCTGTTTACCGACCAGAAGGATGAAGAGTGCAGTCGTGCGTTGCGCTGTGTCCAGATGTTGTAGAGCAGTGCCTAGAAGAGAATCTTATAGATCATGTTGAGTTTCCTGTCGGTGGTGGGGGATTCTATCTAGTTTAGATATCCTTGAAAGGTGGTAGAGGCTTTCAGATGAAGATGAGCATAGAAATCCAACTATAGGACCTTGAAGTAAGGGCATTGAAAGAAAATATGGTCTTTTGATTCCTCACCTGTATTGCATAGGAGACAGGATGAGGGGACTTGCAGATTCCATCTCCTCAGTCGATCTCTTGTAGTGAGCCTGTCCAAGGTGGTAAGCCAAGCCATGAATGCCATTTTCGGAATGTTCCCTTTAAACCATATCTGAGTATTCCAAGTAACTGAGGGACCAGGTGGATGCAGGTGTCTCCAAGTTCTGCTGGAGGAAAAGGTGTTTTGCGTTTGATCAGGAGTTAACCGCCAAGTGTATGTATCCATACCCTGATCGGCTGAAGGAGGAGTATGTGATTGGAGACAAGTTCGAAGGAGTTGAACTGCAGGGTTCCTACCGCGTGGAATTAGCCATTCCCCATTTGAAACAGACTCTGAAACCTTAGAGTAAAGCCGGATTCCGGTTAGTCGAGGTCCAGAGGCACCAAGTACGTCAATGAGTGGACCAATGCCTGTCCAGTTGTCGTGCCAGAAGAGAGTGTTATTCCCCGAAACGACTTCAGAGAAAAGGAAAGGTCTCGCCAATGGTCTCAGTTTTGCCAATCGCCTCCAAATCCAGCTACCAGTGGAGCTAAAGTCAGCAGACCAAAAGCATCGTCCTCTTATCAAGTGTTTCCTTACCTGAGACCCAAAGTGAACCAGATTGTGCGTACAACAGCCAAATTaatttcaaaccaaaaatttgGTTCCAGTCACTCAACCTTTTAAGACCCAGGCCCCCCACAAGATTTCGGTGAGCAGACTGTCTCCCATGAAACCTTAGCACCACGGGCAGTGTCTGCAACACCTTTCCATAAGATTGCACTACAGATTTGTTCAAGTTCTTCAAGACACTTGTTGGGAAGGAGAAAAATTGAGGCCCAGAAATTGATTATGCTGTTGATAATGGATTGAAGGAGCTGTAACCTGCCAGCGAACGAAAGGTGCCTATGAGTCCATCCAGAAATTCTTTCTCTGACTTTGTCGATATGAGGACGGTAGTCCGATGGGGTTAGCTTGTGTGTGATAAGAGGAACTCCAAGATACCTAACCGGTAAGGAACCATGAGTTAAGTGCAGTCGAGATGCTATCAAGGATATGTCATTCCTGCTGTTACCATCGAGGAACAAGCAAGATTTTGCCAAGTTGATCCCCAACCCAGAAACCAGTTTGAATTGTTGAAGGACTTCGAGACTGGCCACGAGTGAGCTTTCAGTAccgtaaaaaaaaaccattaagtCCTCTGTAAAACTTAGATGAGTAATTAGCGGGTCAGCACACTTGGGATGATGTTTAATTCTTTGTTGTCTGGCTGCTAAATCCAACTCTTTGGATAGAATGTCCATGACCAATACAAATAGTGGAGAGGAAATGGAGTCTCCCTGTCTTAGTCCCTTCTTCCCTGGGAAGTATCCAACAAGCTCACCATTCAATGCGACTGAGAAGGTTGGGGTAGAAAAACAAGTGACTAGCCAGTTGATGAATTCAGCAGGAAGATCATATGCATGGGGGATGTTGATGAGGAAGGTCCAATCAACGTTATCAAAAGCCTTGGGTCTATCTGAAGACATCCTCTGGTTATTGGGCTGTCCTTGTTGAAGGCAGTCACTAATTCTGCCGCAAGTAGCACATTCTCACACAACAACCTTCCTTTGATGAAAGCAACCTGATTTCTTTGAACCGCCTGATCCATGAAGAGTTTAAGCCGCCTAGCTGGTATTCTGGAGATGATATTGTAGAGAGTGTTCCAGCACGAGACTGGTTTGAAATCTCCTAACCGTTCTGATGTCACCGTTTTGGGAATGAGAGCAATTATTGTGGCATTTACTTGCTTCAAAAGCTTACCGGTTGTGAAGAATTCGATGACTGCTTCAATGACGCTAGGTCCAACCGTGCTCCAAGAGGTAATAAAGAAGTTGGCTGTAAAACCATCAGGCTCTGGTGCTTTATTCTGGGGCAAGGAAAACATGACAGAAGTGACCTCCTCTGATGTGGGAATTGCCTTGAGTTGAGTGGCTAGAGCGTCGATACATTTGAAATCAGTTAGGCCTTGGATTGCATCTACTGATAAAGGCTGAACAACCGAGTTGTTAGTGCCAAGTAGGTGTAGTAGTCCAAAATCATGCCTTTGAGCTGATTATTGTCCGTAACTCTGATTCCTTCATCATTCAATAGAGAGGAAATTTTGTTCCTTGCTTGATGAGCTTTAACTGAATTGTGAAAGAACCTGGTATTGGAGTCTCCCTCTGCATACCACCTGATTCTCGACTTTTGCTTTAGAAAGGACTCCTCCGCATTTTACAGCAGTAGCCATTCTTTCCTCACCTCCTTCTCCTCTTGGAATAAGAGCTGAGAAGGATTCAATAGAAGTTGTTCCTGTATCCTGACGAGAGCATCGTGTGCTTCTGCGGTCCTAGCTTGGATATTGCTGAAGCTCCTTCTATTGAGTGATTTGCATCCCATTTTTACCGCTTTTAGTCTCTGACAAAGATTGAACATGGAGGAGCCCCTGATTACTGGTTGAGTCCAAGCCGTTTGAAGGAGATTAAGATAATCCGGGTGTGTAGTGAGGAATGAGTAGAACTTGAAAGGGATTTTCCTTCTCTTGATATTTGCGGTTATGGTAACTAAAATAGGAGAATGATCGGATCCAACAGGTGCATCAAAGAGAGCATTGGACTGGGGAACACTGTCAACCAAGCTTCATTAACCAGGGAGCAATCCAACTTCCTTGTGATGGGTTTCAACTCCTGTCCGTTGTACCAGGTGTGAGTTGCTCCTCTGGAAGTGAGATCCATTAGTTCACAAGAATCGATGCAATCTTGAAATTCTGCCATGCCTCGAAGGGGTAGCTGATAAGGAAGAAGTGAATAATGGTCTCTTGCATGAAGAATTTGGTTGAAATCGTCAATCAGTGGCCATGGATGATTCTGTTGACTTTTGTAGTTCTGCATCGCTGCCAAGGTTGACCACAATTCTCTTCTAGCTACCATGCAATTACGAGCATATATGAACGAGACAGAGAAAGCATGATTAGAATCAGGAATAAATATTCCACAGGAGATTACCTGATCTGTTTTGTTGTAAAAGAAGACCTTGATCTAAGGATCCCACACCACTATAATTCTCCCATTAGAAGCCTGAACTGAGTGATTAGATTCATATCTCCACCCTGGGAAGGTTGTAGCCAAAATAGATTCCACCTTGTCTTCTTATGTATGCGTTTCCAAAATGCCTCCTATAAGAGGTCTTTAGACAGAGTCCAACTTTTGAGTTCTTGCTGTCTTTGAGTGGTATTTTAATCGTGTATATTCCGACaaaaaatcttcatcatcattgatGGACAAAAAGTGTTAAAGCAGAGTTTTCAAACATGATGATGGGAACGATCCTTAGCTAGCGGTCGTCCACTTGTGGAATTCTTCAAAGTCTTCACATTCTTCATTGGAGGCTTCTTATTCTTGTTGCTAGTCGTAGCCAAGGGAGGCTTCGGATCAGCGACATTCCCAGGGAGAGATGCTGACGAAGAGATGAAGGTCCtaaatataaagatatttaGATATAACCAAATCAATAATTGgcgttttaatttatatatgatgCATTAGACTTTATTATAGAGATATTCCATAAACAACtactacatattttttttttctttgttaaagatTCATTAGAATATTCAGATTGATCTTGTTATTGGCAAACATGCCAATGATGAATAGATGGACAACAACTACTTCTTTTATACATCGTGcccattttttatttgtatatttcgTGTATGCGTATAATACTTTATGTGGAGCTAGTTTTTATTTGTCCAAGTGTCGTCGTCagtctgtttttgttttcattgaatGATATATTATGACAGTAATTTTCATGGCAACACACCAGTTGATAAGCTCTggatttcaaaagttttcacGATCCGACGACTGTGTGTGTAAAATTCATGTAGCCAAATACGTTATATGGAATATGTTTAGttagtttttgggtttgattaGGAATATTTGTGTGAGTACTGTTATGCTTAGCTCTACTTAAATTACTTGGATTGACTAGACATGCGACTAATACATTTTAAATAGTAAGTGGGTCAGTAGATGGCCCCTACCATGTTACAAGCACATGCAAAGACTTCTAACGTTTTAAGGCTCTCATGCAAATTTCTCATACGTCAATTTCTTGGCCCCTTTATACATCCTATTATTCGTTAACTAGTTATTCTCATGTATCTCTCTCTATTCTTATGCTTATATGCCTATAAGGCTATAACTATAATGCCATCAACTAAAACGCAGCCATATATAGGTTACTCCGTGATTCCCTTGAAATATAGAAATGTATTTTGACTCTCGGCACTCGGCAGAACAAACAAGGGTTTTTGTAAGAAAACTACAGTACCATGTTTGGCAAATTTaggattattttaataaaaaaaattcaagacaccgttttctttttcttttctttctacaaTATGCGATATGTAAATGTATTCACGAGTGATAATAacacaacaaaatcaatatCACAAATTCAATGTTATTTACAATGGTTTTTggcaaaaagtaaattaaacaGAGCAAAATTAGGTTAACTCAAACCCTTTTAAGAAGCTAAATCTTTAATCTTGAAAAAATCACGTTTAATATTTTACTaactatatatgaatatttttgaTTGACCGAAAATCACCATATACTTcacataaatttggttttatatgaaataaaaatttgcaGGCAGATAGATGTTaacatgatatatttataaatacatatatttatgatacGGATTATATCATCTTACAAATATCACTATGCTTTTAGGGTTAAATATACAGATATTTTTTCATCAggattcaagaagaagaaaattatgaTATATGTAATCACTTTAGATCTGCAGTAAGTGGGATTAGCTTTACTTTTGAAAACTACCGTCTTCTTTTGGGTAAGATTTTTCTTGACAAAGAATCTTTAGGTGGTTCATGAGTTCGTCTATTTAATACTAGTTTAAAAGGTTGCTCTAAGTTCTTTGTTACAGTACCAATGCAGACACTCATCTATTCTGAAGCTGGATAAGAGCAAGCATCAATCGAAGGAAAACACTGTTGAATTGTATCCACAAAAAGGTCACGTGAGTCTATCCAAAATGTagcaaaagaaaactaaagGGACCACGCTTTAAGTAACCATCACAAGGTTTTTGTCTACTTGTTGCCCGAAAACTGTTGGGACTGTCCATAATTACGTGCCTGAAGAATGGTCATTGTCCAAAGAGAACGTCATTCCAATCTAATAGCCGACACAAGATACATAAACTTCATCAAGTGTTCTTAAGTTTTTCTGAAGATAGAGTTGAGAAATTCTCATGTGagtatttaattttgttgtttggtaGATAGGGTACCTCTTAAGTGGCATCAACATGGCAAGTTCGGTTCATGTAGTTTGTGATTTGACATGGTTTAGTGAGTGGTTTAACACGTAATTCTGATTTAGTACCTAGCTAAGCTTAAGTgggatttattattattcaaaatctACCTGAAAGATACTGGTTCATTATAGCAGTTAAATTCTAGTGCGGTATAAGAAAAGTGAATTCAGACATTAGGGTTCTTATGGGAGTGTTGAGAAACTTACGCTTGAAGGTAAAATAACCTAGACTTGTACgtttactaaaaattaaatttacagAAAACGAAAACAACACAAAGTGATGTAGGAGACCTGCAACACAAAAACACTTTCTGATCGGGTTTAACCCAAAGCCAAATTCAAATCCAAATCCAGATTCAACCATCAATTACAGGGATGATTATAGAAGCAACTAGGGAAGTAATACaacataaagaaacataaaaaggaTCTGGTTATACTTGAGTAGCTCCCCCGGAAGAACAAGATGAATCAGGAAACAGAGAAATCAGACAAGTTAAAACACCTGTGGTCTCTAAAGTTGAAACCCAAAAACCCCCCAAAAAGAAACCAGTTTTACAGGATTAAAAAATGAATCAGACGGTCACGGAGATGTTACCTTTTTTAGCTAAAGATTTTCAAGGGAGAGCAAAAGGATAGGTTTATCGACAAAAGGGGAATCTGGAAAATGGAAAAAGGGAGCCTCACATGGTGCTGCTGCTTTCACTGACGGTGTCAGACCTACCAAAGTTTGAGCCTCTGCCACAGCTGCTAATGTCAAGCCCCTGTAACCGGCCAAGAGGGTCTTCATGCATTGTTTCTGAATAGGAATGAGATTGAGCCGGGGCATTAGAAGTAGCGTGATGCATAAGCTGATGATTTGTGGGAGGGTTTTGGCGAGAGGATGTGTTCtggttttggttgttgtttggttgGAAGAGATGAAACTGATGAGTCATCTGTTGCAGGTTTTGAGCATCGGTTTGTTGCTGATGATGTTGATAGTAGGATTGTTGTGGTTGGTGCTGATATTGCATGTGTGCCATTCCGAGGTTATAAGCATCAGCGGGTGACACTTCTCCTGTTGCGAATTTGAGCCTCTCAACTTCCTTCTTCAGTTGCTCGTTCAGTGCTGTGTAAAAAAGAATCATCAATACATGACtttcaaaccaaaacaatcatataaaagaaaaagaagggaaGGAGAGACTAAATACATACCATCTCGCAACTTAGCTTGTTGTTCCATGACCTGTAAACGAAGCTTGAGCTCTGTATTCTCAGACGATAAACCAGTTGTGTCTCTCTGTAAGAAGCAAGTTATTAAGCAGTAGGTGAGAAACTGAGTGCTATTTGGAGTAACTTCAAAACGTTCAAAGAAGAGAATGTTACTGCAGAAGTTTGTAATAAACACCTGGAACAAAGACAATTGTGCTGAAAGGGTAGTAGCTTCAGTTTGCAAGGTCTGAACTTTCCTCTCGAGCTCCAAAATATATCGAGCCTTCCTCTCTTTCGAACGTGCAGCAGACTGTCGATTAGCAATTATCCTGCACATAGTGCACAAGACAGGATTAGACAATGGGAACATCGACTGATAGATGATGCAGAATGTTTCCACTCTATATTGAAAGAGTTTAGAACAACATAAAGAAAGTTTTTCCTCCGCAGACATATTTGTTACAATAAGTCACAAGACCAGTCACGCAATTAATAGTGACCATTACCAAAGGTTCACTACAAGATTACATGGATCATGGCCCTTTTACCCCATTGAGACAGATCAAAATCTAAACAAAGCTAATTCCCAAACTTTTTCCGAACAAAAACCACTAGAAACTATAACTTTCAATTCCAAATAGTTGACTACTAAAAGGAAATGTGAAAAAGGGATCATCACAAAAGTTTGAATGTTAAGACTCAAAAAGTTCATCATTCTCTAACCACACAGGAAGTTGAAAAACAAGGTTGGAACGACCAATCAAACAAAAGCTAGTCCAAAAGAATTTAGTTGAGGGGCCATCAAATCATCATGAAAGAGACCCATTCCCACAAAACTCAAACTTGGGATTGGAACACAAAAAAGAAAGCATACTTATGGGTCCCTCATGGTCTCTCTCTCAACCAGAAAGaccttaaaaccaaaaaagtagCATAGTAGAAGCTATAACTAAATTTCAGTTAATATTCAGTTATCGTTGAGATTCGAGAGATCAGAGTCACACGTAACCaagcaaaattaaaaaagatctCCTAAAGAACACCTAAATGGGCATCACATCAACATCAAAAGATACATATTCATCAAATTAAAGGTCATAAAGAAACCACCTTTTCCCAGTTGAATTGTAAACAATAATAGCATAAAAAGGAACAAGATTTAATTTTGGGAATAAAGATGAAACCTTTTAGCTCTCTTAGGGTCGACGACCCAAAGCTCGGCGAGTTTATCAGGAGCCATAGCTTTCTTGGCCTCAATAGATTCCAAAGTCGAAGACCCATCAACGGAGAGGCTGTGTCTGTGTCTAGGTCTCGAATTCCCAGCCTCTGCTCCTCCATTTTCAGCTGAAAACGGGTTATCGGACCTACGAGCTGATGGACCAGCCGAATCCGATgcggatccggatccggatccaaGTTTCTCAATGTCCATGTATGAGCAGAAGAGGTCATCTTCGGATCCGAGCTCGTCGAATCCTCCGAATGGTTCAGAGAGATCCAGATCTTCAGGGAGACGGAATTGAACCTCTGAATGTGCTCTCCGGTGGTACGAACCACGAAATGGAGCCGACGTCGGAGCTGAGGCTAGAGGAAGGCATTGTGGGAGATTGCTCTGGTTTGATTTTGGGTTCGAAGGATCCTCCATTCCTGGATCGTCGTCCTTccttgtatctctctctctctctcgctgtGTTTCGCGcccttctcttcctctgtctATCTGTCGGAATCGGACAgcgaaagagagagattcagaTTTCACGTTTTGTGTCCGAAGGTGATGgccagaagtaaaaaaaaaaaaaaaaacacaaaacacggAACAGGTTGTAAACGGCATCGTTTACGCaccacttttatatattttaaacccTTCCTTATTCATAAGcgttttgttttatgtaaatttgaAGCTTTGTTTTGATCACCCAAAGTCATATCTTGTGTACATTACtacattttactttttttgcatttgatataattgaaatttatatgtttctatATGTATGTTAATATCATATGAGATTCTCCATATTCACcagtatttatttttcattgaaTATTTTTCCTAAAAGTTGTAACCGCACACAATCTCCCACAAAGACTAATTATCATTGATTCATTTCCATATTTAGTTATTTCAAAgttatcttcattttttttggatccGATTTCGTATTTGCATTGGAATTAATAttcgtttttttaaaacaacattGGACAAAAAAGGCAAATAACAACTCATGAGTCAATGgccataataatattattattcttctatTTTATGTGCAAAAAAGTGAAAGACGATTTTTTAACCACGAGTTTGCTAATTCTACGTACATATTAGAACATGACGACTGATCAATATAGTGTAAACTTTAGATAATTTTCTTTCAGTTTAGAGTTTAGGTTCTACTATTTGCTTAAGATAATTTGATTCACACTaaaatattgtgtgttttaccCATAGTTCCATAAAATATTACGTGGGTTTCCTTAAACATACTCATTCACAACTATTAAAATATCCTCATGTCTATACATACACATTGCTATAAATGGTAGAACTACAATCTTTTTATTAATACGTTTTCTTGGCTACGGAGGGATTTCAAACCGATtcaatcaatatatatttatactagtAATTAGGAGTGTAACATACAAGTTAGAAAATGTATGGCAGGAGACGGGAGCAAAATCAGACAATACAagtaaaacatctataaattaatcaatattataaattattaaactttGCTTGTTAGatagtataaaaaataacaaaattcgataagataataaaataatatatttttttaaattttcttgtaaaatatgATCCTAATAATatcgtaaattaataatcatttaaatttacatatatatatattatagatatgTTGATGTAATAATGTatgctttaaaaatttggattaTCCTAAAACCCAtaactataaaacaattgttatattgtatttttgaacCACAATGATATACATTACTTTATAACATATCATTAAAAAGTagctaaatatgcatcatttcattttgatagttttatatgctattaaaatacaatgatttatattatttattcataaatttgtttttttatgtatgtcatgtgtataagataataaatttatagtatttgtaattcttttgtcaataatgttttttaaatattacaaatttaattttaaaacaataatatttataatatatgaagtctaattttatttaactaaaattgtctcaatttatatatttttaaaaattcaaacatatatttataaaataataatttttaatttacatattaCTAAAATGTCGTGGttctaacattattaatttaaagaggtttttgcttatataaccaaaaattgCTAAATATGTAGTAGTAAGTAAATTAATAGTAAGATgtatttaaagataaaaatgagCCCTACTTGTCTACTTTGGGTGTGGgaattggaaaaatataaaagggTGCAAGGTTGAGCGGCCGAAAAAAACGAGAAAGCTCGCTCCTTTATAACAAAAAcccaaacaaacacacacacactctccCCCATTTGAATTCAAAATCCCTTTCGCTTCCTCAAAAGCTTTCTGCAAATCTCTCATCACCCTCACTCTCTCCCCAACCCTAAGAAatcatttctttcttcaaaatcttTGCTTTGCTCTCTGGGTTCCTTCTTTCCCTTTTCCCCCAAATCcccctattattattattattattattattttatgtgtACCCGTTTCGTCTTCGTTCGTGTGTGGACTCTATCATCTGCGTAATTTAGGGGAAAAAGACAGATCTTTCTGGTGTGGAAATGGAGGAACAGAGAGGGGTTACCTCTGCGGTTGCATCGAATTCTggggtttgtttcttcttcttctctctcccccgatgactttttcttttcttgttgcgATTTGTTAATTAGTGGGGTTTGTGTTCTTGGTCTCTGGGTTTCTCTCAATTTTTCAGATTTCGGGAGAGAAGCGTAACGGAAATGGAttagaagagaaagatgaattAGGTTCTAAACGTGTCAAAGTGCCAGATCTGGATTCTGGTAATTCATGAGTTCGATTTCGATTATTGGATATATGATCTTATCACTTTGGATGGTTTGCTGAAAAAAcagttccttttctttttgttttaatgctTTATGGCTACAGATGCTAAAAAAATCAGTAATTTGCAGTCTGATGGAAAAATTGGAACTAGTGTTCAGCTACCAAAAAATCTTACTAGTGGAAAGGTTTCAGGAGTATCTGAAATGCATGTGGCTCCTGATGCTGAAGGTTTAGGAAGAGTACTAGTTAGAGAAAAGGATAAAGATGTAAAACCTCCCGCTGTTGTTGAGACGAGAACATGCTTGCTTAAGGCTGCTAACTCAGTTTCTAAAGTTGATGGTAGATGCGTTGCTAGTTCTGGGAAACAAGCTTTGCTAAAGAATAATCATACTGTGAAAGATGAGAGTAAATGTGAGTCAAGAGGAGCTCAAGTTGATGTTTCAAAGAATAGCTCCCTCTTAAAACCTAAGGAGACTTCTGAATCCGTACGAGGAGCAGCAGAGCCGCCGTCGCTTTCAATTCCTGTTGGGGATAAAGCAAGTCCTTTTCAGATGTGTAGTAGTGCAGCGGGTTCATTGGGTGAGTCAGATTCCATGCGGCGATGGATGGAAATGAAGCGGAATGGTTTTCTATCAGGCCCTTTGGGTGGAGTAGCAGCACCAAGTTCTACAGTAGCGAGTGTGCCTGTTGAAGTACCTGCGCAAAAGCAACCAAAGAATAAGAGGAGAGGTGGTGATTCTCTCAAGAAGAGAAACGAGGTTCCTAGGAAAGAACAGCAGCTGGTAGATAGGTTTGCAAATGTTACTGCACCAAGTGGATTGCTGACAGAATTGAACCCGGGAATCATTAACCATGTCAGGACTAAGAAACAGGTCTGCTCAGTTATTGAAGCTTTGATTCGGAGTGCTAATGATAAGGCTACCGTGGGGGAAAGACATGCCAATTTGAATGTAAGAGGTACCTATCGCTCTCATTTACCTCCTTAAAATGGTCATGTTAGCCAATTCAGACCA
The Camelina sativa cultivar DH55 chromosome 6, Cs, whole genome shotgun sequence genome window above contains:
- the LOC104792929 gene encoding transcription factor RF2b-like; the encoded protein is MPFTTCSVFCVFFFFFTSGHHLRTQNVKSESLSFAVRFRQIDRGREGRETQRERERDTRKDDDPGMEDPSNPKSNQSNLPQCLPLASAPTSAPFRGSYHRRAHSEVQFRLPEDLDLSEPFGGFDELGSEDDLFCSYMDIEKLGSGSGSASDSAGPSARRSDNPFSAENGGAEAGNSRPRHRHSLSVDGSSTLESIEAKKAMAPDKLAELWVVDPKRAKRIIANRQSAARSKERKARYILELERKVQTLQTEATTLSAQLSLFQRDTTGLSSENTELKLRLQVMEQQAKLRDALNEQLKKEVERLKFATGEVSPADAYNLGMAHMQYQHQPQQSYYQHHQQQTDAQNLQQMTHQFHLFQPNNNQNQNTSSRQNPPTNHQLMHHATSNAPAQSHSYSETMHEDPLGRLQGLDISSCGRGSNFGRSDTVSESSSTM
- the LOC104792930 gene encoding uncharacterized protein LOC104792930: MEEQRGVTSAVASNSGISGEKRNGNGLEEKDELGSKRVKVPDLDSDAKKISNLQSDGKIGTSVQLPKNLTSGKVSGVSEMHVAPDAEGLGRVLVREKDKDVKPPAVVETRTCLLKAANSVSKVDGRCVASSGKQALLKNNHTVKDESKCESRGAQVDVSKNSSLLKPKETSESVRGAAEPPSLSIPVGDKASPFQMCSSAAGSLGESDSMRRWMEMKRNGFLSGPLGGVAAPSSTVASVPVEVPAQKQPKNKRRGGDSLKKRNEVPRKEQQLVDRFANVTAPSGLLTELNPGIINHVRTKKQVCSVIEALIRSANDKATVGERHANLNVRESIREDRALALKLPSTGMSDSTNSISNPQQATSLAIEAATVASQWLEFLHQDLSGRLSAVQDSRNRVKNILTTELPLLVSSRESSSNQEDTRQRPNTNTSGDASSDKAVTETHKIKWSAKFDQINKALYDEERDLERSLNQVKEMQSRCNEGLRQMDEYSPFSSQSSDSSFGKDGSQETSMAVQAAAASIFSTCSFLLSMVKPSPTSS